The following nucleotide sequence is from Cottoperca gobio chromosome 20, fCotGob3.1, whole genome shotgun sequence.
tggcgtcatcggtctgtgaccttcagcagtcattggatcggttcgcagccgagtgtgcagcggttgggatgaggatcagcacctccaaatctgaggccatggctctcggcaggaaaccggtggattgcctactccgggtagggaatgagtcattaccccaagtgaaggagttcaagtacctcggggtcttgttcgcgagtgaggacacgatggagcgagagattggccggagaatcggagcagcgggggcggtactacagtcactttaccgcaccgttgtgacgaaaagagagctgagccagaaggcaaagctctcgatcttccgggcgatcttcgttcctcccctcacctatggtcatgaaggctgggtcatgaccgaaagaacgagatcacgggtacaagcggccgaaatgggttttctcagacgggtggctggcgtctcccttagagatagggtgagaagctcagccatccgtgagagactcggagtagagccgctggctcaactggctcctttacgttgaaaggagccagttgaggtggttcgggcatctagtaaggatgccacctgggcgcctccctagggaggtgttccacgcacgtccagctgggaggagaccccggggaagacccaggactcggtggagagattatatctcctcactggcctgggaacgcctcaggatcccccagtcggagctggaggatgtggcccggagaagggaagtttggggttccttactggagctgctgcccccaaccccagataagaggtagacgatggatggatggatggatggattgtatTTCCTTCAAAGTTGTCTTTCTCAAGAACTTTCCTCAGTAAACCTTTCACTGCCTGCTGCTtaggagaaaatataaaaaagatatagCGCAAGCTGCTTGGGCTTTGGTGGGTGGTTAACTCATCTTTACTGCTCACCCTGGACAAGGTTTTGACGTGTCAGGAGAGAGCAGTATGAACATtaatgtgtgctgtgctgtagttATTACACCTGGTATTTGCTCAGGAGCTGATTTAGTTGACTGaatacagatatttaataacacagttaTCAGGAAGTACATACCGTTTATACCGACTATTATGTAAATATCAGTATCATCAGTCAGTTTAAGAGAAGACATCATCATCCCATTTACTGGAGATCTGATCTGtataagaaaaaacacatcagcAGAATCTGCCTCACAAGAAGAAAAGGTCACTTTGCTGCCTGGTAAAAGCTACAAGTAAAAGCCAAAGCTCGGAAGTCTTCAATGCGGAATGtgatttgaaaatgaatgaatgaattgctACGTGTTTGTTGGCAAATTTGCATATTGACATCTGATCACAATGCAGGCAGAATCGAGACAATGAGCACTCTTCAGGTGGATCGAATATAAGTATCCAGATAAATCACATGTTTTACCAGGTGGGCTGGAATCATCCAAGCATCCCTGATAAATCATTGGCCGTATGgtttgtccttttttatttcctgaatgttacaaaaaatatcaaatatttgcCCAAAATTGGTGCAGATACCCCTAAAGAGCCTCCGTGGTTTCTGTGCTACTTCTTCATACTACTTGTgtgataggaaaatacaggaaatactaaTTGTtaagcacagcaggggacaggaggtgaactgctctttcaaagaacagtcctcagCCTAGTGAATTAGCACGTCTGATACCTCATCCTGTGatatatgcatataaatacTAGGGCTGGgacagttgcttctctgagcaacacagcagatcttacaaacctgtatgtgtgtttgatcatcctttgtatgtataaactcgctccttcttgcaagaatatagattaaacccttttatttgatttggatcctgactttgtggcgTTATTAGTAATATTTTTAGTCTGTGTTATTTAACATGCCGCACATCTGTAGCAGCATCTGACACCACACGCAGCTCGTCTTCCTCTCTCGTGCTGCGTTGATGGTAGTAGTTGGAACATGTTCACTGATGTACAGAGTTGTTCACCCTCAAGCTTCTTCACCAGCTACTTTCTGCTTTATTCTTCCATCACTGCACAGCAGAAATTAATCTCTTGTGTTTTAGAAACTCCACATACAGCAGGTGTGCAATACATGTACCTGCCAATAGTTTCTGCCACAGGTGGGAGAATGTCCCCGGTCCTGTTGCACTTGACCAGAGCGGACAAGGTTGCGCAACCTCATCAAATCCACGATGAATCCTACATCCCTCCGGTGGCTCAGATCTCTATGTGAAAATTAATCTTGTAACCCTTCGCCGGTTTTAAACTAAGTATTGTAGAAAGAGACATTTTCTAAAAGCagaattattttactttaatcttAAATACCTCTTTTCATGTTAAATGGGGGGAAGAAACTAATGGTATTTTTAGGGTCTTTGATGGGGTCGTTAGCAGTTAGTAGACGTCAGGATTAGCTGGTAATATAAATGGCCTCATTGTATGACATGCCGTTCCAAATAGCTCTTAATGTGGCCCTGATTAGCCGGAGTCAAGGACAGACAAACTTCATGTAATTTGTCCAGATAGGATCCGTTCATACATATTTTATACGTATGAACtgatatttattattcaaagcTTCCAGATAGATGAGCTCAATAGTTCTCATTCCACTTGTTGGAGTGCAGGCCTTTGGACGGACATTTCCCCGTCCTGGAGGTAAAAGGTTAGACGTTTCTCAACATGAGGATCCAGTGGGAGGACGTGATATGCAGACAGAATTAAGGGATGTTTGTTAGACTGGTTGTGAGATACTTTATGTTCAAGCAGCAGCTACTGTGGCTGAGTGTTAAAGGCAATACTGAAGGTCCCCATGCATATCATGCTGTCAGAACTACAGACAACATTGTTCCATGGCTGATGGTTGGCTTGGAGTTCCAAGGCCTTGAGGGTTTGGAGAATGCACACCATCGTCCCACTAGAGCTGTTAAACACTGCACGCTGGATTTAAAGTGCTCTTTTGGAATCATCTGAACACAGTGTTTTTAGAATATCTAAGAACATCACTATGGAGTAATGGCTCAGTGTATTGTCTGTACATGCAATGCCCCCTACGAGCCACTAGGGTGCAGAGAGGCTGATTGAATATTGGAGCCTCAAAAATGGCCGCCGCTATCTTGTTTTCTTGGAGCCAGAAACGAGACGAGTGCAACCGAACACGGACTTCTGAAAACACACCGTGAAGACGAAAACATGGACAGCAACCAAACACGGCTTGGCTCTACTCAGagaataaatacatgtttggAAAGATGAATGTGATTCACTTTGACTTCATCTGAATCCATGAGATGTTTATCTTCTTATAAAAGGcttgaaatatgaaatgttttctccTAATCATACACAGCATAGTCACACGTACAACCTAGATATCTTTACAGGACAGCCTCACAGCCACACCCCTGCCAAAACTAAATGTTGGACGCTGCCAAACACACAAATCTGAGGAGTTCTTCAGGGGCTGGGGGAGAGCGGGAGGAAGAAATGCAAATGACTTGTTGGCTGTTACAACGGCGTGACTTCAGTTTTGGAGCGTCACCTGCAAACCACCGCTCTTGAAGGCCACTGTTCTGAGGGGCTTAGCATCTTAAACCCTCTAATTAAAACTAGAATCCCACCACCAGGCTACGCAGCACCCTCCTCTTCAAAAAGCAGATTATTCAGAATTTAATGGAGGAAATTGTGTGTCCCACGCCATCTGTGGCTCGGGACTTGGGGAAGGATTTTGGAAATggtgacagagggagagaacacagtgtgtgtttctgtacacatgcactccacagacagacaaagacccACAGAGGGGAATGTGTGTGGTCATAATCAGTCAGTGTTACACAATTGAAGTGAGTTGAACTAAAAGAAAACTgcagtttttatattttctgctACATGATACATGCACGATTCTACAAAGCAGCTTCTAACAGTGTTTTAAGCAACAAGAGGCAGCTGTACAGAGAGTGATCGAGTATGCACCACACTGTGCACACACGTCACAGCAGGACATATTTCACTACTGATTACAGGCAGGTCAGTTACAGGCTTCTCATTTATTAAAGTCCTCCGGGAAGTATTCAGGTATCTGCTGCTTTGTAAACCGTACGGAGATCAGCCTCGCGAGCAACACCCAGCTTCAGATATCACCAGTCAGATTCAAGGGGCATAAcatgagaagagaggagaagaggaaacctTCAGCTGCAAGGCTACATTTACTCAACCGTTacgggaaatgtaggatccagtcaTGACAGATTACTGAACGGGCTGACACAGGCCCAGGGGCCCAGCAGATGTGGGGGCCCCGGGACAGAGCCGCTGTTTGAAGGTACTCCTAACAGTTCTTGTCGGaagtcacaaagagacacagcagGTTgtcaaagagatgcaaaacaaccacaaagagacgcagagCGACCACAAAGAGGCGTCTTTATGAATCGGTGGCTCTTGTTCTTATGTACGAGGGGTGGGGCCCTTTAAATGTCCGTGCCAAGGGGCCCATTATCTCATAATCCGTCCTTTGATCCAGTACATCCATACTAGTACGGACTAAATCAGAATATCTCAGTATTAAATCACTGGagtgcctttttaaatgaagttttaATACATgttgggttttattttcattgtagcATCATGTTTCCAACCAAAGTCAATGCTGAGATCTGGAAACATGATTATATTGCAACAACGTCCAATTGGGAAGATCAGTGTAATGTGTCCTGATGAGTACAGAGTTGATCTGAATGATCTGAATGACGACCACAACTTCAGAAACAGAGTTTCCTTTAAGCTGACATTGACGCAAACAGAAAGATCAAGCGGAGCGGGCTTTATTTCATAGAATGTGTTCATTGCGTTTGACTGTTGGGAAGCTGACACCttgcagctaatgttagcataagTGAGATATTCAAAGGTGTGAAGATGAAGTGCTAGCTGTCGCCCTGCAATTAAGTACATATGGGCAGGAATAGTGTGAAAAAGCCCTTTGGGGGTTTGACACGCATTCTCATCACATAATAAACCAGTCAGGTGCAGTCAGATACTTAAATACAGGAAATTAGAAGagtatatatatgagtatacatatacatatacatatatatatatatatatatatatatatatatatagcaagtTTTGATACTGGCTGGTCAGTTTTGTTTCGCTGCAATTACAGCAGCATATTACAAATGTCTGCCAGTTACAGAAGATTTacataatgatttaaatatttgaatgatATAATTATTGGAATAAAAAATGTTAGCTGCAAAGAAATCTgcctgtacatatatatatatatatatatatatatatatatatatatatatataatattatataggctagacatatacacacaaatattcgATGTTGTACTGTCATGTTTTATAGCCTCCTTAATTTggacatttaatttgaatttttgGGGTTAAAACTGGTTGAAAGTTGGTTTTCACAAGTAAAAATATTCTAGGATCGTTGATATGATATCAGAGTTTGATCTTCTACTCACACACGTGCTAAAATAAATTGGGACTTTATTCTCTTCAGGAGGACACCgcctcgcgcacacacacatcctcttcaCTGCATGTCAAATAAAGACATGTATTGACTTGAAACGCAAAATAGACTGAAAATCATAAACATCTCGATAGATTTCCTCCAAAAACAAGTTGGAGTTGAATCTAAATGAAATCAAACAAGAACACGCGCAGAGAACACAGTTTAGGAACATCCCGTAAACcttcatcatttgttttaacttgtgttttatttcttgaGTGAAACAAAGCTGTGACAAAgttaaatgaaacacatttatagtgCACCAGAACAGATCATTCACAAAAATCCACTTCTTATCTCAGAACAATTTGCCAATAAAACGCCAAcgttacagacacacacgttgCACCAGTCAAGTTTGTGATGCAATTATaaattaccccccccccccccccccctcctcctcccacgcTCACCCACCCACGCTCACCGAGGGCCAAAATACATCCACAGGTTATGGGCATCACATGTCAACAGCACATTCTTATGTCGGCCCATCtgtagcaacacaacaacaaatagtgtgtgtacatttaatCTGTCTGTACATTAagtcaaattattttaaatagccGCAATGGGAATATTTATTCTGCATTATTTAATCGTTAAAGAATCTCCCGAACATGGTAAGGCCTGCGCGTCAGGCGACATTATTACCACCAATATCTACATCAATGTGGGCCTGATGGCTGTACATTtccatatacaaacatataattcgttatgtacatattttcaatgaaagtttcaCTCAACACTTTCCACAAATCACAAAAtctgaagaaagaaacattgaaTTCATTTATACCGATATTGAGAAATGCAGATTGCATAGTTCCCTGCGcctttattttctgttattgCGCTGTGATCCGTTTCAGTAAAGATTCAACTAAAGAACCAAACATGTCAAAACCAAAAATGCAAAATATCACTGGCCTGcgtccacctgtgtgtgtgtgtgtgtgtgtgtgtgtgtgtgtcacacctGTCTTTCTAGGACCACAGCAGCATTCCTCGACAAAAGGCGCGGGTCCCCTGACAATTAGCATTCAATTAAGATTAATAAGATTAATTAACTATAACTCATCTGTGGGCAGCAGCCAACGCCCACAACATGTTCAAAACAGTTTCGTTAACAACGGGACGATTGGGATTAAATGTAGGCTAATCTACATGTCCATAGGGTTCATTAATTATGGAAAGGCTTGTTTAGTTCCTCCTGCACCTGGTAAAACTGGCCCCGGCAGGTGGATGTCGTACGGGCTGAGGCCTGCAGAAGAGCCCTGGCTGATGGAGCAGTAGCGGAGGCCGTAGTGACAGCTCCGGTAGTCCACCGGCTCCTCGTGTTTCAGGGAGAAAATCCCGTTGAAGTTAATAGGTGGGCTGAGGGTCGCTGCATCCAGGGGGCTGGGGCTGTCTGGGGAGGGACTGTCATACAGAGCCGAGCCGCAGAAGGGCCGGAGGGGCCTGCCACTGTCCGCCGAGCTGGAGCCGACTCCCTCAGGCCCGTGGTGGTGTTGAGAGCCGGGGTAGAGGGAGAACGACTCCCCGCCTGGCTCCGAGACGAAGCTGCGGGTGTTGAGCTGCAGACAGCCGGCCACCAGGTTCGTGGTGGGCTGGGAGAGTCCCTTGCACAGAGTCTGGACGAACGTGAGTAGGTCCGGCCTTTTCCCGGTGCTCAGAATGTCACCGAGGGCCCAGATGTAGTTCTTGGCCAAGCGGAGCGTCTCTATTTTGGAGAGTTTCTGCATGTTGGAGTAGCAGGGAACAACTTTCCTCAGACTGTCGAGCGCGCAGTTCAGACCATGCATCCGGTTCCTTTCCCGCGTATTTGCCTCAATGCGTCGCAGTCGAACCCGGTCCTGGCTCCCTTTCTTTTTATGAGAACCCCTTCTTCTCAAACCGCATGCTTGTTCtacttccccctcctcctcctcctcttcctcctcctcctcctcatctctgccacccctctctccatcctctcccctGGACTCAAACGTGTCCTCCGGGGCTCTGCCCGGCTCAGGCTTAACCGACCTGACTAATTGGTTGGTGGCCCAGCTGGCCCTGAAGGGATCGCTGGTGCGGCTGGAGGGCGGCTCATCACAAGTCAGCATGTTCTCCTGCAGTGAAATGAATATTAGATAAGATAATAAAACGATATTGATCCTCAACGGGAAATATGACATTGCATACATAACcaacctattattattattattattattattattattattattattattattattattattattattattatcattacaatTCCCACCTTCATCTTTAACAAAGTGGCGAATAATCACCATTATTCttcttattataataatagtataagATTATCAGTCGTTACTGTTGAAGTCAGAATAAACGGTTTCATCTCTAAATATCTAAGGACATCACATAACTTACAACAATAACGCGCAACATCACACTCAACACTATTACGTGAGGAAACAACAAGGATTCTGCTGCACAATTGGGATGTAGCAGAAATCACAAGTTAGAAGAATTGTCTTACAGATATACTGAACATAACCAATCCAcctagttttattatattattattattattattattattattattattattattattattattattattattcaattagACAAGTCAACCTCAAGAATAAATGGTGGTCCATTTTAATGTACATATCCTTCTGTGAGTAGACGGATGAGCTTCTCACCCAATGTTGGAGTTAAATTCCAGAGAGCATCTTCCTGAAGCTTCAAGACAATCAAACCAGTGTTCAGCAGCAGATAtcagtcctcctcctccctcttctctcttcttctctcctcttctctcctcttctctcttcagcAGCAGTAAAGTCAGTGATGCCATCTGCTGCTGACGTCACTGGGCAGGTTAGCTCCCCAGGGatgatgtctctctctgtgcctctctgtctctcaccctctctctctctctctctctctctctctctctctctctctctctctctctctctctctctctctctctctctctctctctctctctctctctctcgtgtctctctttctcactctttctcccCACATGCCTCTCTCCCAGTGCTCGCGGTCTGGCTGCAGTGCAGGGATTCAGTGCCAGTTTTATTCCCTGGGGACTGATTTGAGTTTCTAGATGAAAGTCTGAGCACTCTGAGTCACATGATCTTGTGAAGCGATGGTACTGGGGGGATTTGTTCACACcagtttgttctcatttaatcaGACCACTGTGCTGTCAACATGCACATTCTGCCATTATTCAGGAAAACACTGAAGGATTCCTCTAATccaaagagagacagattaCTGTGACATTATCGCCAAATCAGTATTTAaagttctgtgtttttgtgttgctgccaCCTGTCTAGTTCCTGTAGTATAGTTCCTGCATCAAATGTCACGTAACAGTAAAGCACCTGATGTTGTCGCAGTGTATTAGCATTGCCGTTACCTGTCGCTGTAGTGGAGTCGCTGTAGTGGAGCCGCTGTAGTGGGCCGCTGTAGTgggccgctgtagtggggccgctgtagtggAGTCGCTGTAGTGGAGCCGCTGTAGTGGAGTcgctgtagtggggccgctgtagtggtggagctgctgtagtggggccgctgtagtggggccgctgtagtggggccgctgtagtggtggagctgctgtagtggggccgctgtagtggggccgctgtagtggggccgctgtagtggggccgctgtagtggtggagctgctgtagtggtggagctgctgtagtggggccgctgtagtggggccgctgtagtggTGGAGCTGCTGTAGTGGTGGAGCTGCTGTAGTGGTGGAGCTGCTGTAGTGGTGGAGCTGCTGTAGTGGAGCTgctgtagtggggccgctgtagtggggccgctgtagtggggccgctgtagtggAGCTGCTGTAGTGGAGCTgctgtagtggggccgctgtagtggggccgctgtagtggagctgctgtagtggggccgctgtagtggggccgctgtagtggggccgctgtagtggggccgctgtagtggggctgctgtagtggggccgctgtagtggggccgctgtagtggTGGAGCcgctgtagtggggccgctgtagtggggccgctgtagtggggccgctgtagtggtggagctgctgtagtggggccgctgtagtggggccgctgtagtggggctgctgtagtggggccgctgtagtggggcGCTGTAGTGGTGGAGCTgctgtagtggggccgctgtagtggggccgctgtagtggagtcgctgtagtggggccgctgtagtggtggagctgctgtagtggggccgctgtagtggggccgctgtagtggggccgctgtagtagtggggccgctgtagtgggggccgctgtagtggggccgctgtagtggggccgctgtagtggggccgctgtagtggtggagctgctgtagtggtggagctgctgtagtggggccgctgtagtggTGGAGCTGCTGTAGTTGGGGCCagtggggccgctgtagtggggccgctgtagtgggggccgctgtagtggggccgctgtagtggggccgctgtagtggggccgctgtagtggggccgctgtagtggggccgctgtagtggtggagctgctgtagtggggccgctgtagtggagccgctgtagtggggccgctgtagtggggccgctgtagtggagccgctgtagtggggccgctgtagtggAGCCGCTGTAGTGGAGCcgctgtagtggggccgctgtagtggggccgctgtagtggTGGGGCTGCTGTAGTGGGGGCCGCTGTAGTGGAGCCGCTGTAGTGGAGCCGCTGTAGTGGAGCcgctgtagtggggccgctgtagtggggccgctgtagtggggccgctgtagtggggccgctgtagtggggccgctgtagtggggccgctgtagtggtggagctgctgtagtggggccgctgtagtggAGCCGCTGTAGTGggggccgctgtagtggggccgctgtagtggggcTGCTGTAGTGGGGCTgctgtagtggggccgctgtagtggggccgctgtagtggggccgctgtagtggggccgctgtagtggggccgctgtagtgCTCCCGCCTCCCTGGATGCCTCATCTGGCGTGGGTCTTTCTGGTCCAGTACACACACCAACATCTGATGAGTCAAACTCTTCCATCTCAAACTAATTACTTCTCTACGTTAATTGCAAATGCAAATATGCAAATTCCTATTAATTAATTACTCTGTTAATTAGTAATGTGGGCTTTTGGGAACAATAAATCATGGTGCAGCTGAGCAGATAGAAGACAAAGAGGAGGCTCCATCCCATTTCAACATAAAACAAttgaacgcacacacacacacacacacccacacagacacacacacacacacatatgcaggcATATCCCAAAATAGCAGGTGGAAAAAAAGGCCCCTGACTCGCTGTGAAAGGAAAAGGCAGGGAAGCAGCTCATTGTCACATTCCCTGCTCTTAAAGACAAAGTGATAGGAGGCCGGTCTGTAAATGACGCTCGTGGCATTCACACCATGAGTCTGGGTTTACACTGTTCAGTATTAGtggcacagtacagtacagtagcgTATGTGGCCCCCAGCTGCTCATCCAGTCATGTACCATCACTTGAACTCAGCCGTCACACAAACGGGATGAGCAGTGGGAAGTAATGTTTAGATAGATTCATGCTCTTTAGATACAAAGCACTGCTCAACCAGCACCAACCCCCACCATGTTGATATCATTGTAAATGTCTTTGCATGAGGCACTTTGTAAACTTCTATTCCGTGTGCTATAAGTAAACGTTATAAGCGTTATGATTAAATCTCGCTCACTGAATCATCTTCCAGGGGATGATGATTCTTTGGTCTcattaaaagtcttgttttataATAGAGCTGCTTAATGATCCATGTCCCACTAAGGAGCCTGCGGGTGTGCAGATCTCATCGTGGCAGAGCCACAGCTCGCAGTCATACAGtcccacagtcacacacactgttcgcAGAGGACGAGTGATGCTGGAGAGAAAGATGTGGCAGCACAGCGGGAGAAGAAGTATAGACTTGCAGATAATGATGAAGGCCCCAGCCAACACGTTGACACTGaacagagacgagagacgaaAAGAGTTTGGACACAACACAGCTCAACAATTCTGCACCTCGTGATTTATGTCCTATGCCAACATTCAGAGCCAATGCAGTTATTATAGTGCGTTAGTTATTGTTACAAGCCCCTGATACTATAGTGGTCTTCTAATGAAATCTGGTcagcctgctgtgtgtgtgtgtgtgtgtgtgtgtgtgtgtgtgtgtgtgtgtgtgtgtgttacggtGGTACGGCAGCGGGAACCTCTGGATCACTTGCCAGGCGGCAGCAGGGTCAACGGGCTGTCGCTGGGGTgggcattttatttattatgtgtcaTTTAACGTGCTCATCGCGCTGCGCCTCCTGCGGGGATGTGGTGCAGGAGGCATGCATGTGCTGTGTTTGCATATATATTAAGTGTGTTACCAATAACCAGTGTGCTCAACTAAAGAGCCCATAGATATCATGATGCCTCACCTAATCCTGAAAGTATCCTAAACccacatttgtattattatattatcgtCTTTTTTCAATTAAACAACCACACATGTAGCAGCCACACGGCGTCCGCAGTGTTCCTTCAGTTGTTCTTTGTTGTGATTGGTTGGCCACTGGCACAGTCTTTCTGAGCCACAGATGATCAAAAAGGCCCATCTGGCAGCCTGCTCAGGGTGCTGATTAGTCATGGACTCAGCCCCCTGCACCCTACCCACTCCCCTACTGACTCCCTTGGGTGCCGTGCCACCCACATACAAGCTGTGCATATGGCAGCCTCCTCTAAGAAGCCTTTGGCCCAAATCTACAACAATGTGAAGCAGCGATGAAGTTCAGTTCTTAAATGAATTCAGAGACTTTCAGTCCTTTCTCAAGTCCGAGTAGTGTACGGAGACTTTAACACGTTTCTATAAGCAGGGTTACTACAGTGAAACATCCAACCCCCCAAtctattcatttttatttagaaaaatgaaTTGCTGAGGCGCCACAGAGCCTGAGGAGCAACACAGCACATATTGATATTTCATACACACATTTCATCAGTCACACCCCCGTCTGTTCAGCTCCCTCAAGGGGAGAGAAGGTTATTTAAATTAATggtaaataagaaaataaactatTGCAATTGGGTTACTTAAAGCtactgtgtgtagtgttttaaatgttatctCACCCTCTAGTGGTGGAGACAGAAAATACAgcagttgcacacacacacacacacacacacacacacacacacacgctggcgTCTTCCTTTTTCTGTTACTGTCTTTCTTCCTATATTTACTTATTCCTcttgtacagacacacacagctcaatCTCCTAAAGCTGTTGAAAGAGGaacaatttgcattttaaaggcAGCATATCAGCGAAGAAGCTGCCGGTTACAACTTCCAGTAATAAAAAGTGTTGCTGATCAGCAGACTCACTCTGCAGACATACCCTAACACTCCAACCCAGTCACCTGCTCCAAACGTTAAAGTTTGACTAGATCTAAAGGTTTTGCACAATTCAAACCAATCAAGTGTTTGCTAAGTTATCTCTATAGAAACATCAGAAATACCAATGAcaatgagcgtgtgtgtgtgtgtgtgtgtgtgtgtgtgtgtgtgtgtgtgtgtgtgtgtgtgtgtgtgtgtgtgtgtgtgtgacatggtttaacataaaaaacacCACAGCATTTGCATgatgatataaatatacacgTGAAACAAATGCACTTGTTTGGGTTAAACAGAAACAGGAATAGATACCGTGTTATGCAAATAATAAACAGTGCAAAACATTGAAAAGAGCAAAAAATGACCTCTTAACCTCTATTAATAACATGCAATATTGAATTTAAA
It contains:
- the neurod6a gene encoding LOW QUALITY PROTEIN: neurogenic differentiation factor 6-A (The sequence of the model RefSeq protein was modified relative to this genomic sequence to represent the inferred CDS: deleted 1 base in 1 codon), coding for MLTCDEPPSSRTSDPFRASWATNQLVRSVKPEPGRAPEDTFESRGEDGERGGRDEEEEEEEEEEEGEVEQACGLRRRGSHKKKGSQDRVRLRRIEANTRERNRMHGLNCALDSLRKVVPCYSNMQKLSKIETLRLAKNYIWALGDILSTGKRPDLLTFVQTLCKGLSQPTTNLVAGCLQLNTRSFVSEPGGESFSLYPGSQHHHGPEGVGSSSADSGRPLRPFCGSALYDSPSPDSPSPLDAATLSPPINFNGIFSLKHEEPVDYRSCHYGLRYCSISQGSSAGLSPYDIHLRGQFYQVQEELNKPFHN